One window from the genome of Musa acuminata AAA Group cultivar baxijiao chromosome BXJ1-4, Cavendish_Baxijiao_AAA, whole genome shotgun sequence encodes:
- the LOC135656819 gene encoding putative kinase-like protein TMKL1, with amino-acid sequence MEKRHKIELLLGLLCSFLFLLLFLLLALSYFFRKRLRCRGRTKKEPLEAGGDSGGGGAEEEHSEAEELVRFAGGESLTVHDILDAPGEVVGKSSYGTLYRASLERSGSVVLLRFLRPACVGGTEEVLPAVRALGAVRNPNLVPLRAMYVGPRGEKLFVHPFFAAGSLKQFLRAGVAEAHRWDIIYKLSLGIARGLDHLHTGLEKPMVHGNLKTNNILLDADYQPRLSDFGLHLILNPAAAQEMLEVSAAQGYKAPELVKMKDASSESDMYSLGVVVLEMLTQKDPINTNFLQSTDFHVPTSLRNLVLEHKVSDVFNSELLIQSIDQSSTKEQGLLMLFRLAIACCSPSPASRPDTKHVISQIEDIIRR; translated from the exons ATGGAGAAGAGACACAAGATCGAGCTCCTCCTTGGTCTTCTCTGCTCgttccttttccttctcctcttcctcttgttGGCGTTGAGCTACTTCTTTCGCAAAAGATTAAGGTGCCGAGGTAGGACCAAAAAGGAACCCTTGGAGGCCGGCGGCGACAGCGGCGGGGGCGGCGCGGAGGAGGAGCACTCGGAGGCGGAGGAGCTGGTGAGGTTCGCCGGAGGCGAGAGCTTGACGGTGCACGACATCCTGGACGCGCCCGGAGAGGTGGTCGGGAAGTCGAGCTACGGGACGCTGTACAGGGCCAGCCTCGAGCGGAGCGGCTCTGTGGTGCTGCTTCGGTTCCTTCGACCGGCTTGCGTCGGCGGGACCGAGGAGGTTCTGCCGGCGGTCCGGGCGCTCGGGGCGGTTCGGAACCCGAACCTGGTGCCCCTTCGGGCGATGTACGTCGGGCCGCGAGGGGAGAAGCTCTTCGTCCACCCCTTCTTTGCCGCGGGGTCGCTGAAGCAGTTCTTAAGAG CTGGTGTTGCTGAAGCACACAGATGGGACATCATCTATAAGCTCTCTCTGGGAATCGCCAGAGGGCTGGATCACCTCCACACAGGACTGGAGAAGCCCATGGTGCATGGCAATCTCAAGACCAACAACATCTTGCTCGACGCAGATTACCAGCCTCGCCTGTCGGACTTCGGCTTGCACCTGATCTTAAATCCAGCGGCAGCCCAAGAAATGCTCGAAGTCTCTGCCGCCCAGGGGTACAAAGCCCCCGAGCTGGTTAAGATGAAGGATGCCAGCAGTGAGAGCGATATGTACAGCCTGGGGGTGGTCGTACTCGAGATGCTCACTCAGAAGGATCCCATCAACACCAACTTCTTACAGTCCACGGATTTCCATGTGCCGACCTCGTTGAGGAATTTGGTTCTGGAGCACAAAGTCTCGGATGTCTTCAACTCCGAGCTCCTGATTCAGAGTATAGATCAGAGTTCTACCAAAGAACAAGGTCTACTGATGCTCTTTCGACTGGCGATCGCTTGTTGCTCTCCTTCTCCTGCTTCGAGACCAGACACTAAGCATGTTATTTCACAGATCGAAGATATCAtccgacgatga
- the LOC135656803 gene encoding cationic amino acid transporter 9, chloroplastic-like, producing the protein MGLNGCSSSSGGRSFFGGFWSAALRRKAIGNPTESVAGHGGGLVRRLGLFELILIGIGASIGAGIFVVTGTVARDAGPGVAISFALAGAACVLNALCYAELSSRFPAVVGGAYLYTYAAFNELMAFLVFIQLMLDYHIGAASIARSLASYFVSLLELLPFLRGHFPSWIGHGGIEFFGGVVSINILAPILLILLTLILCYGVKESSAVNSFMTATKVVIVIVIIFAGAFEVDVSNWSPFAPNGFKAVITGATVVFFSYVGFDAVANSAEESKRPQRDLPIGILASLFVCAVLYIGVCLVITGMVPYKFLGEDAPLAEAFTAKGLKVVSVLISIGAVAGLATTLLVGLYVQSRLYLGLSRDGLLPSVFSKVHPLRHTPIHSQVWVGLVAGIMAGLFNVHQLSHILSVGTLTGYSVVSACVITLRWKDRVSSQVSGKCISARCEGIICLVLIAFGGFLAGLCYRFSGSFIIIIFAVAMAIFGAVAVQFRQGYADPPGFSCPGVPIVPVLSIFINIFLFAQLHEEAWYRFVIVSLISVGIYALYGQYHANPVSSEHSVVYHGVPSEAA; encoded by the exons ATGGGATTAAACGGCTGTTCTTCCTCTTCCGGCGGCCGGTCCTTCTTCGGCGGCTTCTGGTCCGCCGCCCTCCGGCGAAAAGCCATAGGGAATCCAACCGAATCTGTGGCCGGCCATGGCGGGGGGCTCGTTCGCCGCCTCGGCCTCTTCGAGCTCATCCTCATCGGAATCGGCGCCTCAATCGGCGCTGGGATCTTCGTTGTCACCGGTACGGTGGCTCGTGATGCCGGCCCGG GTGTTGCAATTAGCTTCGCTCTTGCTGGAGCTGCATGTGTACTAAATGCCCTGTGTTATGCTGAATTATCTTCACGCTTTCCTGCTGTCGTTGGCGGAGCATACTTATACACTTATGCTGCATTTAATGAACTCATGGCGTTTCTTGTTTTCATCCAGTTAATGCTGGACTATCATATAGGTGCAGCAAGCATTGCTCGCAGCTTAGCTAGTTATTTCGTATCCCTGTTGGAACTTCTGCCTTTCTTAAGGGGACATTTTCCTAGCTGGATTGGACATGGTGGAATAGAATTTTTTGGTGGAGTCGTGTCTATTAACATATTGGCTCCTATCCTTCTGATACTTTTGACCTTAATTCTTTGCTACGGTGTCAAGGAGTCATCAGCAGTGAACTCTTTTATGACTGCAACAAAG GTAGTCATTGTCATTGTTATCATTTTCGCTGGTGCATTTGAAGTTGATGTATCAAATTGGTCGCCATTTGCTCCAAATGGTTTTAAAGCTGTCATCACGGGAGCAACAGTAGTATTCTTCTCTTATGTTGGATTTGATGCGGTTGCTAACTCTGCTGAAGAATCCAAAAGACCCCAG AGGGACTTGCCTATTGGTATTCTAGCAAGCCTTTTTGTATGtgcagttctctacattggtgtcTGCTTAGTAATAACTGGGATGGTCCCATACAAGTTTCTTGGTGAAGATGCTCCTTTGGCTGAAGCTTTTACAGCTAAAGGGTTGAAAGTCGTTTCTGTTTTAATTAGTATTGGAGCTGTGGCAGGCCTTGCTACCACCCTTCTTGTTGGTCTATATGTTCAG TCTCGATTGTATCTTGGGCTTTCAAGGGATGGTTTGCTACCTTCAGTTTTTTCCAAGGTGCATCCGTTGCGACACACGCCTATTCATTCTCAGGTCTGGGTTGGTCTTGTTGCTGGTATCATGGCAGGTCTGTTTAATGTACACCAGCTTTCTCACATTCTTTCAGTTGGTACACTG ACTGGCTATTCAGTTGTTTCGGCATGTGTGATAACCCTAAGGTGGAAGGACAGAGTTTCCAGTCAAGTTTCTGGGAAGTGCATTTCAGCCCGTTGTGAAGGCATCATATGTCTTGTATTAATTGCTTTCGGTGGTTTTCTAGCTGGACTATGTTACCGTTTCAGTGGTTCTTTTATCATTATTATATTTGCTGTAGCGATGGCAATTTTTGGAGCAGTTGCTGTCCAATTTCGGCAG GGTTATGCAGATCCACCTGGTTTCTCTTGCCCTGGGGTCCCCATTGTCCCTGTTCTTTCCATATTTATAAATATCTTCTTGTTTGCACAG CTACATGAAGAAGCATGGTACAGATTTGTCATAGTGAGCTTGATCTCAGTTGGCATTTACGCCCTCTATGGACAGTATCATGCGAATCCGGTGAGTTCAGAGCACTCAGTAGTCTACCATGGTGTTCCTTCTGAGGCTGCCTAG
- the LOC103975559 gene encoding protein ARABIDILLO 1 isoform X2 — MSRRVRRRCSYSRDKEKVTVLPPYPEAYDHCEIPLPAAAAVDWTALPDDTVVQIFSRLNYGDRACLASTCRAWRLLGSSPSLWTSLDLRAHRCDLDTAAALAGRCAHLRRLRFHGSSSASALINLQARGLREIAGDYCRDITDATLSVLAARHEALESLQIGPEPCGRITSDAVRHVAMCCTRLRRLRLSGIREINGDAINALARHCPQLAEVAFLDCSMVDEGALEKVVSLKFLSVAGSRNLKWATASLSWSNLPSLVGVDVSRTDISASAVSRLLSTAKTLKVLCALNCAALEEEGSHSPTAFSNTKGKLLFAQFTDVFKGIASLFRGSVVKEQTIFEEWRSLQNEDKILSDIMNWLEWILSHSLLRIAESNPHGMDEFWLRQGAALLLSLVRSPQEDVQERAATGLATFVVTDDENATVEPARAEAVMRNGGIPLLLELARSCREGVQSEAAKAIANLSVNSKVAKAVADEGGIGILANLARSSNRLVAEEAAGGLWNLSVGEEHKAAIAEAGGVKALVNLIFKWTSGVDGVLERAAGALANLAADDKCSVEIAMAGGVHALVTLARLCKVEGVQEQAARALANLAAHGDSNSNNAAVGQEAGALEALVQLTYSQNEGVRQEAAGALWNLSFDDRNREAIALAGGVEALVALAHACANASQGLQERAAGALWGLSVSEANSIAIGREGGVAPLIALARSDAEDVHETAAGALWNLAFNTGNALRIIEEGGVPALVHLCSSSGSKMARFMAALALAYMFDGRMDEVALVGSSLEGCSKSVNFDGARRMALKHIEAFVLTFSDPHVFSMAAASSAPAALAQVADAARIQEAGHLRCSAAEIGRYIAMLRNPSSVLRACAAFALLQFTIPGGRHAMHHAGLMQKAGAPRVLRAAAAAATAPVEAKIFARIVLRNLEHHQLEASA; from the exons ATGAGCCGGAGGGTGCGGCGGCGGTGCTCCTACTCCAGGGACAAGGAGAAGGTCACCGTCCTGCCGCCCTACCCCGAGGCCTACGATCACTGCGAGATCCCGCTGCCCGCTGCGGCGGCCGTGGACTGGACTGCCCTCCCTGACGACACGGTGGTCCAGATCTTTTCCCGCCTCAATTACGGCGATCGTGCCTGCCTCGCGTCCACCTGCCGGGCCTGGCGCCTCCTCGGCTCCTCCCCCAGCCTCTGGACGTCGTTGGACCTCCGCGCCCATCGCTGCGATCTTGACACCGCGGCCGCCCTCGCGGGGCGGTGCGCCCACCTCCGCCGGCTCCGCTTCCACGGGTCTTCCTCCGCCTCGGCCCTCATCAACCTCCAGGCGCGCGGTCTCCGGGAGATTGCGGGGGACTATTGCCGCGACATCACCGACGCCACCCTTTCCGTTCTTGCCGCGCGCCATGAGGCCCTCGAGAGTCTCCAGATCGGCCCGGAACCCTGCGGGAGGATCACCAGCGATGCGGTCCGCCATGTCGCCATGTGCTGCACCAGGCTGAGGCGGCTGCGCCTCTCTGGTATACGTGAGATCAACGGGGACGCCATTAACGCCCTCGCTAGGCACTGCCCACAGTTGGCGGAGGTTGCATTCTTGGACTGCAGCATGGTGGATGAGGGTGCCCTCGAGAAGGTGGTGTCTCTCAAGTTCTTGTCGGTGGCTGGCTCAAGGAATTTGAAGTGGGCTACGGCATCCCTCTCGTGGAGCAACCTCCCAAGCTTGGTTGGTGTGGATGTTTCGAGGACCGATATCTCTGCTAGTGCTGTCTCGAGGCTTCTGTCGACAGCAAAAACTTTGAAGGTACTGTGCGCTCTCAACTGTGCGGCACTCGAGGAGGAAGGGAGCCATAGTCCTACAGCATTCAGCAACACTAAGGGGAAGCTGCTCTTTGCCCAATTCACTGACGTTTTCAAAGGGATTGCTTCTTTGTTCAGGGGATCTGTTGTAAAGGAGCAGACGATTTTTGAGGAATGGAGAAGCTTGCAGAATGAGGATAAGATCCTGAGTGATATCATGAACTGGCTAGAGTGGATACTCTCGCACTCGCTTCTTCGTATAGCAGAGAGTAATCCACACGGAATGGATGAGTTTTGGTTGAGACAAGGGGCTGCTTTATTGCTAAGCTTAGTAAGAAGTCCACAGGAGGATGTACAGGAGAGAGCAGCGACTGGGCTGGCGACCTTTGTAGTGACTGATGATGAGAATGCAACAGTGGAACCAGCAAGGGCAGAAGCGGTAATGCGAAATGGTGGAATACCTTTGCTTTTGGAACTCGCGAGATCTTGTCGGGAGGGTGTACAGTCTGAAGCTGCCAAG GCCATTGCAAACTTGTCAGTGAATTCCAAAGTTGCAAAAGCGGTTGCTGATGAAGGGGGAATTGGTATTCTTGCTAACCTTGCAAGGTCCTCAAACAGGTTGGTTGCTGAAGAAGCTGCTGGAGGGCTTTGGAACCTTTCTGTGGGAGAAGAGCATAAG GCTGCCATTGCTGAGGCTGGTGGGGTGAAAGCTCTGGTGAACCTTATTTTCAAATGGACATCTGGAGTAGATGGAGTTCTT GAACGAGCTGCTGGTGCTCTTGCAAATCTGGCTGCCGATGACAAGTGCAGTGTGGAGATTGCAATGGCTGGTGGTGTCCATGCACTTGTGACACTTGCAAGGTTATGCAAGGTCGAGGGCGTGCAAGAACAG GCTGCTCGAGCATTAGCCAATTTGGCAGCTCATGGTGACAGCAATAGTAATAATGCTGCTGTTGGTCAAGAGGCAGGTGCACTTGAAGCACTTGTGCAACTAACTTATTCTCAAAATGAAGGTGTAAG GCAAGAAGCTGCTGGTGCTTTATGGAACTTATCTTTTGATGATCGAAACCGAGAAGCAATTGCTTTAGCTGGTGGAGTTGAGGCAttg GTGGCTCTTGCACATGCATGTGCAAATGCTTCTCAAGGACTTCAGGAAAGGGCTGCGGGGGCGTTATGGGGTTTGTCAGTCTCAGAAGCTAATAG CATTGCAATTGGACGAGAAGGTGGTGTTGCACCATTAATTGCATTGGCACGCTCAGATGCCGAA GATGTCCATGAGACTGCTGCTGGAGCTCTCTGGAATCTTGCCTTCAATACTGGTAATGCTCTCCGAATAATTGAAGAAGGGGGAGTTCCAGCCCTTGTACATCTTTGTTCATCATCTGGATCAAAAATGGCCCGTTTTATGGCTGCATTGGCACTTGCTTATATGTTTGATGGAAG AATGGATGAAGTTGCACTTGTTGGCTCTTCATTAGAAGGTTGTTCGAAGAGCGTTAATTTTGATGGTGCTAGAAGGATGGCATTGAAGCATATAGAAGCCTTCGTGCTGACGTTTTCAGATCCACATGTTTTCTCGATGGCTGCTGCATCCTCAGCTCCTGCAGCCTTGGCACAGGTAGCAGATGCAGCTCGCATACAAGAAGCAGGACATTTGAGATGCAG TGCTGCTGAGATAGGGAGATACATTGCCATGCTTCGAAATCCTTCATCCGTTCTTCGAGCGTGTGCTGCTTTTGCTCTTCTTCAG ttcaCTATTCCTGGAGGTCGGCATGCAATGCACCATGCAGGCCTCATGCAGAAAGCTGGCGCACCACGAGTGCTTCGTGCTGCTGCGGCCGCTGCCACTGCTCCTGTTGAAGCCAAAATATTTGCAAGGATAGTTCTCAGGAATCTTGAACACCACCAGCTAGAAGCTTCAGCATAA
- the LOC103975559 gene encoding protein ARABIDILLO 1 isoform X1: MSRRVRRRCSYSRDKEKVTVLPPYPEAYDHCEIPLPAAAAVDWTALPDDTVVQIFSRLNYGDRACLASTCRAWRLLGSSPSLWTSLDLRAHRCDLDTAAALAGRCAHLRRLRFHGSSSASALINLQARGLREIAGDYCRDITDATLSVLAARHEALESLQIGPEPCGRITSDAVRHVAMCCTRLRRLRLSGIREINGDAINALARHCPQLAEVAFLDCSMVDEGALEKVVSLKFLSVAGSRNLKWATASLSWSNLPSLVGVDVSRTDISASAVSRLLSTAKTLKVLCALNCAALEEEGSHSPTAFSNTKGKLLFAQFTDVFKGIASLFRGSVVKEQTIFEEWRSLQNEDKILSDIMNWLEWILSHSLLRIAESNPHGMDEFWLRQGAALLLSLVRSPQEDVQERAATGLATFVVTDDENATVEPARAEAVMRNGGIPLLLELARSCREGVQSEAAKAIANLSVNSKVAKAVADEGGIGILANLARSSNRLVAEEAAGGLWNLSVGEEHKAAIAEAGGVKALVNLIFKWTSGVDGVLERAAGALANLAADDKCSVEIAMAGGVHALVTLARLCKVEGVQEQAARALANLAAHGDSNSNNAAVGQEAGALEALVQLTYSQNEGVRQEAAGALWNLSFDDRNREAIALAGGVEALVALAHACANASQGLQERAAGALWGLSVSEANSIAIGREGGVAPLIALARSDAEDVHETAAGALWNLAFNTGNALRIIEEGGVPALVHLCSSSGSKMARFMAALALAYMFDGSCAHRMDEVALVGSSLEGCSKSVNFDGARRMALKHIEAFVLTFSDPHVFSMAAASSAPAALAQVADAARIQEAGHLRCSAAEIGRYIAMLRNPSSVLRACAAFALLQFTIPGGRHAMHHAGLMQKAGAPRVLRAAAAAATAPVEAKIFARIVLRNLEHHQLEASA, translated from the exons ATGAGCCGGAGGGTGCGGCGGCGGTGCTCCTACTCCAGGGACAAGGAGAAGGTCACCGTCCTGCCGCCCTACCCCGAGGCCTACGATCACTGCGAGATCCCGCTGCCCGCTGCGGCGGCCGTGGACTGGACTGCCCTCCCTGACGACACGGTGGTCCAGATCTTTTCCCGCCTCAATTACGGCGATCGTGCCTGCCTCGCGTCCACCTGCCGGGCCTGGCGCCTCCTCGGCTCCTCCCCCAGCCTCTGGACGTCGTTGGACCTCCGCGCCCATCGCTGCGATCTTGACACCGCGGCCGCCCTCGCGGGGCGGTGCGCCCACCTCCGCCGGCTCCGCTTCCACGGGTCTTCCTCCGCCTCGGCCCTCATCAACCTCCAGGCGCGCGGTCTCCGGGAGATTGCGGGGGACTATTGCCGCGACATCACCGACGCCACCCTTTCCGTTCTTGCCGCGCGCCATGAGGCCCTCGAGAGTCTCCAGATCGGCCCGGAACCCTGCGGGAGGATCACCAGCGATGCGGTCCGCCATGTCGCCATGTGCTGCACCAGGCTGAGGCGGCTGCGCCTCTCTGGTATACGTGAGATCAACGGGGACGCCATTAACGCCCTCGCTAGGCACTGCCCACAGTTGGCGGAGGTTGCATTCTTGGACTGCAGCATGGTGGATGAGGGTGCCCTCGAGAAGGTGGTGTCTCTCAAGTTCTTGTCGGTGGCTGGCTCAAGGAATTTGAAGTGGGCTACGGCATCCCTCTCGTGGAGCAACCTCCCAAGCTTGGTTGGTGTGGATGTTTCGAGGACCGATATCTCTGCTAGTGCTGTCTCGAGGCTTCTGTCGACAGCAAAAACTTTGAAGGTACTGTGCGCTCTCAACTGTGCGGCACTCGAGGAGGAAGGGAGCCATAGTCCTACAGCATTCAGCAACACTAAGGGGAAGCTGCTCTTTGCCCAATTCACTGACGTTTTCAAAGGGATTGCTTCTTTGTTCAGGGGATCTGTTGTAAAGGAGCAGACGATTTTTGAGGAATGGAGAAGCTTGCAGAATGAGGATAAGATCCTGAGTGATATCATGAACTGGCTAGAGTGGATACTCTCGCACTCGCTTCTTCGTATAGCAGAGAGTAATCCACACGGAATGGATGAGTTTTGGTTGAGACAAGGGGCTGCTTTATTGCTAAGCTTAGTAAGAAGTCCACAGGAGGATGTACAGGAGAGAGCAGCGACTGGGCTGGCGACCTTTGTAGTGACTGATGATGAGAATGCAACAGTGGAACCAGCAAGGGCAGAAGCGGTAATGCGAAATGGTGGAATACCTTTGCTTTTGGAACTCGCGAGATCTTGTCGGGAGGGTGTACAGTCTGAAGCTGCCAAG GCCATTGCAAACTTGTCAGTGAATTCCAAAGTTGCAAAAGCGGTTGCTGATGAAGGGGGAATTGGTATTCTTGCTAACCTTGCAAGGTCCTCAAACAGGTTGGTTGCTGAAGAAGCTGCTGGAGGGCTTTGGAACCTTTCTGTGGGAGAAGAGCATAAG GCTGCCATTGCTGAGGCTGGTGGGGTGAAAGCTCTGGTGAACCTTATTTTCAAATGGACATCTGGAGTAGATGGAGTTCTT GAACGAGCTGCTGGTGCTCTTGCAAATCTGGCTGCCGATGACAAGTGCAGTGTGGAGATTGCAATGGCTGGTGGTGTCCATGCACTTGTGACACTTGCAAGGTTATGCAAGGTCGAGGGCGTGCAAGAACAG GCTGCTCGAGCATTAGCCAATTTGGCAGCTCATGGTGACAGCAATAGTAATAATGCTGCTGTTGGTCAAGAGGCAGGTGCACTTGAAGCACTTGTGCAACTAACTTATTCTCAAAATGAAGGTGTAAG GCAAGAAGCTGCTGGTGCTTTATGGAACTTATCTTTTGATGATCGAAACCGAGAAGCAATTGCTTTAGCTGGTGGAGTTGAGGCAttg GTGGCTCTTGCACATGCATGTGCAAATGCTTCTCAAGGACTTCAGGAAAGGGCTGCGGGGGCGTTATGGGGTTTGTCAGTCTCAGAAGCTAATAG CATTGCAATTGGACGAGAAGGTGGTGTTGCACCATTAATTGCATTGGCACGCTCAGATGCCGAA GATGTCCATGAGACTGCTGCTGGAGCTCTCTGGAATCTTGCCTTCAATACTGGTAATGCTCTCCGAATAATTGAAGAAGGGGGAGTTCCAGCCCTTGTACATCTTTGTTCATCATCTGGATCAAAAATGGCCCGTTTTATGGCTGCATTGGCACTTGCTTATATGTTTGATGGAAG tTGTGCTCACAGAATGGATGAAGTTGCACTTGTTGGCTCTTCATTAGAAGGTTGTTCGAAGAGCGTTAATTTTGATGGTGCTAGAAGGATGGCATTGAAGCATATAGAAGCCTTCGTGCTGACGTTTTCAGATCCACATGTTTTCTCGATGGCTGCTGCATCCTCAGCTCCTGCAGCCTTGGCACAGGTAGCAGATGCAGCTCGCATACAAGAAGCAGGACATTTGAGATGCAG TGCTGCTGAGATAGGGAGATACATTGCCATGCTTCGAAATCCTTCATCCGTTCTTCGAGCGTGTGCTGCTTTTGCTCTTCTTCAG ttcaCTATTCCTGGAGGTCGGCATGCAATGCACCATGCAGGCCTCATGCAGAAAGCTGGCGCACCACGAGTGCTTCGTGCTGCTGCGGCCGCTGCCACTGCTCCTGTTGAAGCCAAAATATTTGCAAGGATAGTTCTCAGGAATCTTGAACACCACCAGCTAGAAGCTTCAGCATAA